Proteins co-encoded in one Salvelinus sp. IW2-2015 linkage group LG17, ASM291031v2, whole genome shotgun sequence genomic window:
- the LOC111977179 gene encoding properdin produces the protein MVQVLWTSLVLLITFRESVSQEVKCYSRFDNGECGDLLGEVTIEDCCLNPHYGYIGADGKCKFCGPASWSEWTTWGRCSVPCKEGVSQRRRECQGQGKCTLKSSLQELQKLTLETKVCIEPDCCPEHGQWSKWGEWQPCSATCEKGMRKRLRTCTEPPPRCGSSCEGPSEEEEHCVVDRVCPTHGGWSNWETWQPCSGTCAREDLPRPTQRRCRSCSNPPPSSEPPGDECPGLGSETRICDELPSCPVNGNWGPWGPPSSCSVTCGVGVKEMLRQCDNPAPKHGGLPCSGSNKDTQICNSKNHCPVDGQWSQWGTWEECKSNRGKINCRKIGGQQRRQRWCEHTGFGGLTCEGKITDYRPCFDIKHCYFDGKWSEWSEWSHCEPPCGEGAKRTRERKCIPNLSEYPEAIGYPIKVKAYFEGTPDANCTLLKDTQETRACIKVPLCDT, from the exons ATGGTCCAGGTGTTGTGGACTTCATTGGTTTTGCTGATCACCTTCAGGGAATCAG TATCACAGGAGGTGAAATGTTACAGCAGGTTTGATAATGGGGAATGTGGCGATCTCCTGGGAGAAGTGACAATTGAAGACTGTTGTCTTAACCCTCACTATGGCTACATTGGAGCAGATGGAAAATGCAAGTTTTGTGG CCCAGCTTCGTGGTCTGAATGGACTACTTGGGGCCGCTGCTCTGTCCCCTGTAAGGAGGGAGTTTCGCAGAGACGACGAGAATGCCAGGGACAGGGAAAATGTACTCTGAAGAGTAGCCTTCAAGAGCTTCAGAAACTAACGTTAGAGACCAAAGTCTGCATTGAGCCAGACTGTTGTCCAG AACATGGACAATGGAGCAAGTGGGGTGAGTGGCAGCCCTGTTCAGCAACTTGTGAGAAGGgcatgagaaagagactgaggaCATGCACCGAACCACCACCTAGATGTGGAAGCAGCTGCGAAGGTCCAAGTGAAGAGGAGGAACACTGCGTGGTTGATCGCGTCTGTCCAA CCCATGGTGGTTGGTCAAACTGGGAGACTTGGCAGCCATGCTCAGGCACTTGTGCAAGGGAGGATTTACCCAGACCTACACAGCGGCGCTGCAGATCATGCTCCAATCCACCACCGTCCTCAGAACCCCCTGGTGATGAATGCCCTGGGTTAGGGAGCGAAACTAGGATATGTGATGAGCTTCCTTCATGTCCTG TGAATGGTAACTGGGGGCCATGGGGCCCCCCCAGCTCCTGCTCCGTTACCTGTGGGGTGGGGGTTAAGGAAATGCTCAGACAGTGTGACAACCCAGCCCCTAAACATGGAGGTCTGCCCTGCTCTGGATCTAATAAAGACACACAAATCTGCAATAGCAAAAACCATTGCCCAG TGGATGGTCAGTGGTCGCAGTGGGGGACATGGGAAGAATGTAAATCTAATAGAGGAAAAATTAACTGTCGTAAAATTGGTGGACAGCAAAGACGCCAAAGATGGTGTGAACACACAGGTTTTGGTGGGCTGACGTGTGAAGGAAAGATCACAGACTACAGGCCCTGCTTTGACATTAAACATTGCTACT TTGATGGTAAGTGGAGTGAATGGAGTGAGTGGAGTCATTGTGAGCCCCCCTGTGGAGAAGGAGCCAAAAGGACCAGAGAACGCAAGTGCATACCTAATCTCTCAGAATACCC GGAGGCAATAGGGTATCCTATTAAGGTTAAAGCATATTTTGAAGGGACGCCAGATGCGAACTGCACACTGTTGAAGGACACACAAGAGACTCGGGCTTGTATAAAGGTTCCTCTATGTGACACATAG
- the LOC111977181 gene encoding NADH dehydrogenase [ubiquinone] 1 beta subcomplex subunit 11, mitochondrial, translating into MKRPNNSGAGSTRQCCPVKMLARLSRFGPALTRFRTNPAFGARFVSQSPPSGAAGSATVSDLQPSRAKESHGHAEVSAFEKNRDYHGFSQDPVVDEWNMRMAFFFGISMTIVVGGTFIHYLPDHGMRQWARREAERLITQREAAGLPLMEENYYDPSKIVLPGAGEE; encoded by the exons ATGAAAAGGCCAAACAATTCCGGTGCCGGGTCAACACGACAGTGTTGCCCTGTCAAAATGCTCGCCCGGTTGTCACGGTTTGGGCCTGCCTTGACCCGTTTTCGCACAAATCCGGCGTTTGGGGCTCGGTTCGTATCGCAATCTCCACCCTCGGGTGCTGCTGGTTCGGCCACTGTGTCGGATTTGCAGCCTTCACGTGCCAAGGAAAGTCATGGACACGCAGAGGTCAGCGCGTTCGAGAAG AATCGAGATTATCATGGGTTCTCTCAGGATCCTGTCGTTGACGAGTGGAACATGAGGATGGCCTTCTTCTTTGGCATCTCTATGACTATTGTGGTTGGGGGTACCTTCATCCACTATTTACCAGACCATGG TATGAGGCAGTGGGCCAGGAGGGAAGCAGAAAGGTTGATCACACAGAGGGAGGCTGCAGGTCTTCCTCTTATGGAGGAGAACTACTATGACCCAAGCAAGATTGTGCTACCAGGAGCCGGAGAGGAGTAG
- the LOC111977180 gene encoding rho-related GTP-binding protein RhoA-C isoform X1, translating into MLSAGHTVGSGLKGRTGKEKEGEDICNENGIKTRKYIVLQMAAIRKKLVIVGDGACGKTCLLIVFSKDQFPEVYVPTVFENYVADIEVDSKQVELALWDTAGQEDYDRLRPLSYPDTDVILMCFSIDSPDSLENIPEKWTPEVKHFCPNVPIILVGNKKDLRNDEQTRRELAKMKQEPVKPEEGRDMANRINAFGYLECSAKTKDGVREVFEMATRAALQAKKRGKKNACLLL; encoded by the exons ATGTTATCGGCGGGGCACACTGTTGGGTCCGGATTGAAGGGTCGGACAGGAAAAGAGAAGGAAGGCGAGGACATCTGTAACGAAAACGGTATTAAAACGAGGAAAT ACATTGTCTTGCAGATGGCTGCGATCCGTAAGAAGCTGGTGATCGTGGGAGATGGTGCTTGTGGGAAGACCTGTCTGTTgatagtcttcagtaaagaccagTTCCCTGAGGTCTACGTACCTACAGTGTTTGAGAACTATGTGGCAGATATTGAGGTGGACAGTAAGCAG GTGGAACTGGCCCTCTGGGACACAGCCGGACAGGAGGACTACGACAGACTAAGGCCTCTCTCCTACCCTGACACTGACGTCATTCTCATGTGCTTTTCCATAGATAGTCCTGACAGCTTGG AGAATATCCCAGAGAAGTGGACCCCTGAAGTAAAGCACTTCTGTCCAAATGTGCCCATCATTCTTGTGGGTAATAAGAAGGACTTGCGGAATGACGAGCAGACACGTCGGGAGTTAGCAAAAATGAAGCAG GAACCAGTGAAGCCAGAGGAGGGCCGGGACATGGCTAACCGCATCAACGCGTTTGGCTACTTGGAGTGCTCAGCCAAGACGAAAGACGGTGTGAGGGAGGTGTTTGAGATGGCCACCAGAGCGGCGCTGCAGGCCAAGAAACGTGGCAAGAAGAATGCCTGTCTCCTGCTATAG
- the LOC111977180 gene encoding rho-related GTP-binding protein RhoA-C isoform X2: protein MLSAGHTVGSGLKGRTGKEKEGEDICNENDIVLQMAAIRKKLVIVGDGACGKTCLLIVFSKDQFPEVYVPTVFENYVADIEVDSKQVELALWDTAGQEDYDRLRPLSYPDTDVILMCFSIDSPDSLENIPEKWTPEVKHFCPNVPIILVGNKKDLRNDEQTRRELAKMKQEPVKPEEGRDMANRINAFGYLECSAKTKDGVREVFEMATRAALQAKKRGKKNACLLL from the exons ATGTTATCGGCGGGGCACACTGTTGGGTCCGGATTGAAGGGTCGGACAGGAAAAGAGAAGGAAGGCGAGGACATCTGTAACGAAAACG ACATTGTCTTGCAGATGGCTGCGATCCGTAAGAAGCTGGTGATCGTGGGAGATGGTGCTTGTGGGAAGACCTGTCTGTTgatagtcttcagtaaagaccagTTCCCTGAGGTCTACGTACCTACAGTGTTTGAGAACTATGTGGCAGATATTGAGGTGGACAGTAAGCAG GTGGAACTGGCCCTCTGGGACACAGCCGGACAGGAGGACTACGACAGACTAAGGCCTCTCTCCTACCCTGACACTGACGTCATTCTCATGTGCTTTTCCATAGATAGTCCTGACAGCTTGG AGAATATCCCAGAGAAGTGGACCCCTGAAGTAAAGCACTTCTGTCCAAATGTGCCCATCATTCTTGTGGGTAATAAGAAGGACTTGCGGAATGACGAGCAGACACGTCGGGAGTTAGCAAAAATGAAGCAG GAACCAGTGAAGCCAGAGGAGGGCCGGGACATGGCTAACCGCATCAACGCGTTTGGCTACTTGGAGTGCTCAGCCAAGACGAAAGACGGTGTGAGGGAGGTGTTTGAGATGGCCACCAGAGCGGCGCTGCAGGCCAAGAAACGTGGCAAGAAGAATGCCTGTCTCCTGCTATAG
- the LOC111977180 gene encoding rho-related GTP-binding protein RhoA-C isoform X3, which yields MAAIRKKLVIVGDGACGKTCLLIVFSKDQFPEVYVPTVFENYVADIEVDSKQVELALWDTAGQEDYDRLRPLSYPDTDVILMCFSIDSPDSLENIPEKWTPEVKHFCPNVPIILVGNKKDLRNDEQTRRELAKMKQEPVKPEEGRDMANRINAFGYLECSAKTKDGVREVFEMATRAALQAKKRGKKNACLLL from the exons ATGGCTGCGATCCGTAAGAAGCTGGTGATCGTGGGAGATGGTGCTTGTGGGAAGACCTGTCTGTTgatagtcttcagtaaagaccagTTCCCTGAGGTCTACGTACCTACAGTGTTTGAGAACTATGTGGCAGATATTGAGGTGGACAGTAAGCAG GTGGAACTGGCCCTCTGGGACACAGCCGGACAGGAGGACTACGACAGACTAAGGCCTCTCTCCTACCCTGACACTGACGTCATTCTCATGTGCTTTTCCATAGATAGTCCTGACAGCTTGG AGAATATCCCAGAGAAGTGGACCCCTGAAGTAAAGCACTTCTGTCCAAATGTGCCCATCATTCTTGTGGGTAATAAGAAGGACTTGCGGAATGACGAGCAGACACGTCGGGAGTTAGCAAAAATGAAGCAG GAACCAGTGAAGCCAGAGGAGGGCCGGGACATGGCTAACCGCATCAACGCGTTTGGCTACTTGGAGTGCTCAGCCAAGACGAAAGACGGTGTGAGGGAGGTGTTTGAGATGGCCACCAGAGCGGCGCTGCAGGCCAAGAAACGTGGCAAGAAGAATGCCTGTCTCCTGCTATAG